One Orcinus orca chromosome 8, mOrcOrc1.1, whole genome shotgun sequence genomic window, CATTTCTGTCCAGGTACTCGTCAGTCACAGTGTGATGAGGTCCACCAGGTTGCCTTTAGGAGGAGTCATGCTGTCAGGAAAGAAATTTACTAAGGTGTCAAACAGCTGAGTTCTTTGAGCACAGGTGTGATCCACATTGGAAAAGCCTAGAGCTGTGAAATCTGAACCAGATTTAAACAGAGCTGAAGCTAGGAGCTGAAACTCTTTTGTCTCTTCTGGGTCTGAATGATCCACATTTATATAAAGATCATTTTGTAGATATTTCAGAGCACTAAGGGGATCCATTTGGGCCTCCTCTTCAAACCCGTGTTTTCTTATGAGGTACTTGCAATGCTCAGTAAGTAATCTTTTGAAGGCCTACACAATTTCAGTGACAAGAAGTCATCTAATCTCATCTTTGGGGACCAAGATTTTCCTGGATTCCCACCAAATAAATAATGAACCTTGTGTAGCTCATCGTATACAAGCTGATGGGCAGATCTTGGACATGGTTCTTCCTCCTGAAGACTTTTACTTGGAGTATCCTTTGCAGCTTGATCATTCTTAGAGACGCAAGACCAACTATTCCTTACAATGTCATAAATCCAGAATGAATTTCTGacattctcttccctcttttccttgtctttgctGAGTCCAGATAAGACATGTATTTCATCCAGTTCTGGATCAATGGTTGCTCTCTGTGTGAATCCTGTCATTGGAACTGATGATCAAACACCAGTTTCGGTCCTCCATCAGCAGTATCCTCCCTGAGTaacatccatgtgtttgtgtcaaTGTCATAACGATAGAAATCACTTTTCAGAGATTTGCTGTTCTTCACAGAGGAATCCGAATAACGCCCTGGTGTGTGGACTTGCCTTCGTTGAATGTCAATGCACATTTTATGACACGATCTAGCACTAGGACCATTCTCTTTCTCAGTGTCTCTAGAGATACATGTCCATTGGTTCTCTTTCACACTGTATGCCCAGAAGTCGGCAAGATCTTGTGTTCCATCCCAGCcaccaaacaaataaacagtcTCTGTTTGAACATCAATAGCCATCTGACGGCCTCCTCTCATTCCTGGTCGGTTATATTCTCCATCACCTTTGGTACTTTTGGGAATGATTTGACTCCATCGTGGCTTATATTCCTGTTGACTGATATACTGATTGAACAAGCCATCATTTACAGCTTTTTCAATCAATTCTTCACAAGCATCAAAATCACCCTTCAGTACCAATTTATCGTGCAGATCTGTTAACATGGGATGTTCCAGGGCAATCTTGGTTTTCTTTTGCAGTGATTCAAAGGCCTCTGTATAGTTATGTTGTCTGAAGTGTTTTAGGCAAAGGCGAATAGCTTCCTGTTCACGGTACTACTTACTGTACCAGTTGAGACAGGGTTGTACTACATCAGGATCATCAATGCCACTAAATTCAGCATACCAGATGCTAAAGTTAAAGCTGGGGCCCCATGATAAGAGTGGAACTATTTTAATGAATCGACAAGGAAACGTCTGTTCATCAATTTTATGCTTCAAGGTAAATGTTTCTTTGTTATAATCATTCTTTAAGCCACTGGACAATAGCTTTGTcatgttttcttcattcattccacCAAAGACTTTAAATTTCTTCAAACTGCAGACGTGAGTTTTCTCGTATTTTCCAAATGTGATATTCTGGACCATAGCAGGCCTTTCAAGCTTCAGAATCAAGTACTGGGGAGGGTAGCTGCTCTCTGTAGACCACCGTGAAGGCTGGTCATTTGGCTTATCCACTAAAATGTTCATTACACCCAAGTATCTTCCTTCTGAACAATGCCTTCACATAAGTATTCCCATGGAAGTTTCAGGAAGGTAGGTGGAGGAGAAGGAGCTCCACCTGTGTAGCGTGCAGGGCAGAAGCCGGCACTCAGGCCCCGCCAGCCGCCATCTTGTCAGCACCGTAGCGACCGccgcacattttctttttttttttttttttgatgctgttTCCATACTTAACTTGGTTTCCATTCCAGTTAAGCTCTCTGTGTGCTGTGGCATCCCTCCTGCCAGGTTTAATTGCCcttatttaaattctttaattaaAAGTATTGTGTTTCCAGATCCTGTAGTTTTAAGTATTACACGAATCATTTAGACGACTGGACTAATAAACCAAGCCACTGTGCCCTCCAGCGAGTGCGGGGCCAGCCAGGGGCCCTGCATCCAGCCCCCGCCCACTTGTGTGAGGACCAGAGCCTGCTGACAGGTggccctgcttccttccttcctcccaggctCTGCgttccacacagcagccaggggGACCCGGTTAGCCTGTCAGTCCGACCCTGCAGTGGCCCGTTCTGTCACCAGGTGAACAGCCGAAGTCCGTTCGCACAagatgcccctccctcccctcttgggcctcatctcccacccccgccccgtgcTGTTCCCTGCGCACACCAGGCCTCTGCTGGTGCAGGAACTGCACTCTGGGGCACAAGACTCCCGCAGATACACCTGGGCTCCTCCTCGTTCATGTCCTTGCCCAGCTCTCATCTTCTCAGGGGGGATCACTGCAACAGCCTCCTGCTCTCAGCACCACTCTGGTACCCTCACAACCTCCCGGTCttagtccatccatgctgctatAACAAGAAAGGACCAGAGACTGGGAAGCttgaacaacagacatttatctcccacggttctggaggctggaaagtacAAGATCATGGTGCCAGCAGATCTGGCGTCTcacaccttctcactgtgtcctcacgagGCAGAGGGAAAGAGGTCATCCCTCCTGTGACTCTTCTTGTAAGGGTactaattccatcatgagggctccacccctatgacctaattacctcccaaaggccccacctctcaTCACACTGGTGatcagggcttcaacatatgaattttaagcgGAAACATTGTCCACAGCACTGCTCTACATTTTTGTGCACAATCTTAGCACCTCTAACACACTATAGAATTTACCATTTGCTCCCCCTCCTGGAATATAGTCTCCACAAAGACAAAGATCTTCTCCTGTTTAGTCACTGATGTATCTCAGTGGGTGGGAACTGCTCCTGGCATGTGGTAGGCACTCATTAaatattggatggatggatagatggataaatcATGTCTTTGCAGAGAGCTCTCAAAAGAACTAGACCAACCTGACTCCCCAGAGCCCTTGAAGCTCTTCAGATGACCTTCCACCCCAGGCAGTGGGACACCAGCAGCTCTCGGTCTAGTCCACTACCCTGAGGCAGGTGTGGGGTGGGATAAATGGAGGGGAGGGTGTGGCCACTCTTCCTAGTGAGGAACAGCGAAGGGGGCAGACCCAGGTTCTCAGCCTGGCTCTACCACTGACTGACCATGTGAcccccacctctctgagcctcagtctccagttctacaaaatggggataattatcaTCTCCACCGctcagggttattgtgaagaaCACTTGAGATTGAGTGTGTGAAGCATCTGACACAGTGCTGGGGACATGGTAAATAAGCCTTGACTGTAACTACTTTTACCTCAGGGCCAGAGCCCGCAGGTAGAGGTAAGGATGGTAATACCACCAGGCTGCTCCCAAAGGCGCTGAGCTCACCAGGAAGGGACTGAATCGAGAACAGGAAGGCTCCTTTGCAATTTTGGTGAATGGCATTTGGCCGGAGAGGGGGCGAGAGCCCAGAGTTTGCTCAGTGAGAGAGGCTGAGGTCCAGGAAGGAAGACGGGAGGGAGACTGGCCAGTGGCTCCAGCAGCAAAAGGTGGGATGGCTCCTCTCTCCGTATCCCACATACGTCCCAAGACGTATACCAGGCCTCCAAGATGGCCTTACTACTCTACTCTAGAAGATTCTCCTCTCAGAGCCTTTGGGGAGGGTGCTTCTTGACCTCATTCTCCACCCTCCCTACAGGCCCAGATGCCCTCACTGAGGTTGTGTCTCCTTCACAGCCCTGCTCTTGGCCTCACTCCGCATGCTCCAGCGCCTTCCCGGAGGCCACACAGCCTGTTTCTGCCTCAGGgtccctgtgcttcctgtctcTAGGGTGCTGAGGGCACAGCTGGGCCAGGGTAGGGCCTGGAAAgtgccatatattttttttctgttttattatttattttttttacatctttattggggtataattgctttacaacggtgtgttagtttctgctttataacaaagtgaatcagttatacatatacatatgttcccatatctcttcccgcttgcgtctccctccctcccaccctccctatcccacccctctaggtggacacacagcgccgagctgatctccctgtgctacgcggctgcttcccactagctatctaccttacttttggtagtgtatatatgtccatgactctct contains:
- the LOC125965170 gene encoding LOW QUALITY PROTEIN: muskelin-like (The sequence of the model RefSeq protein was modified relative to this genomic sequence to represent the inferred CDS: substituted 2 bases at 2 genomic stop codons), with translation METASKKKKKRKCAAVATVLTRWRLAGPECRLLPCTLHRWSSFSSTYLPETSMGILMXRHCSEGRYLGVMNILVDKPNDQPSRWSTESSYPPQYLILKLERPAMVQNITFGKYEKTHVCSLKKFKVFGGMNEENMTKLLSSGLKNDYNKETFTLKHKIDEQTFPCRFIKIVPLLSWGPSFNFSIWYAEFSGIDDPDVVQPCLNWYSKXYREQEAIRLCLKHFRQHNYTEAFESLQKKTKIALEHPMLTDLHDKLVLKGDFDACEELIEKAVNDGLFNQYISQQEYKPRWSQIIPKSTKGDGEYNRPGMRGGRQMAIDVQTETVYLFGGWDGTQDLADFWAYSVKENQWTCISRDTEKENGPSARSCHKMCIDIQRRQVHTPGRYSDSSVKNSKSLKSDFYRYDIDTNTWMLLREDTADGGPKLVFDHQFQ